Genomic DNA from uncultured Vibrio sp.:
GTGGGCTCAGCACGAGCGAAAGCTCTGATGTTACTTGGTGACAAAGTGAGCGCAAGTCAGGCGCAAGAGTGGGGCATGATCTGGCAATGCGTTGAAGATGAAGAACTGATCGAGACGGCAATGTCAGTTGCACATCATTTGGCTACGCAGCCGACGAAAGGGTTGGGTTTTATCAAACATGCGCTGAATCACTCCAGCGAAAACAGCTTGGAAGTTCAACTGGACTTAGAAAAAGATCTTCAGCGTTTAGCGGGTAGAACGGACGATTACCGCGAAGGCATCGCCGCATTTTTCGACAAGCGTGCACCTGAGTTTAAAGGGAAGTAATCATGGAGTTTGCGATTAAAACCGTCGCGGTTATAGGTGCGGGTACTATGGGTGCCGGCATTGCACAAGTAGCAGCCCAATCTGGATACCGAGTGGTACTGTTCGATCTTGAGCTGGGCAAAGCAGATCATGCCAAATCGGTTATTGCGGCGCGTTTAGAAAAGCGTGTTGCGAACAGCAAAATGTCACTAAATGCTAAAGACACGTTGTTAGAGGCAATGTATTGCTCGGACGCTTTGCAAGATGTCGCGAGCGCGGATTTGGTTATCGAAGCGATTGTTGAAGATCTGGCGATCAAACAAAGTCTATTCAGAGACCTAGAGTCAATTTGCCGGGAAGATTGTCTGCTTTCTACGAATACATCGTCGATTTCGGTGACATCGATTGCCAGTGCGCTGGCGAAACCGGAACGTTTCGTTGGACTGCACTTCTTCAATCCTGCGCCATTGATGAAGTTAGTTGAAGTAGTACGAGGAATTGCGACATCTCCGGCCGCTACAGAAGCCGCAAAAGTGTGGGCTGAGTCGTGCGGTAAACACGCAGTGATCACTCGTTCTCTTCCCGGCTTTATTGTAAATCGAGTTGCAAGACCGTTTTATGCAGAAGGTTTGCGATCACTGGAGTGCGGCGTCGCGGAAGTGCAAGACATCGACCGTATCATTACCCAAGCTGGTCAGTTCAACATGGGGCCTTTCGAGCTTATGGACCTGATCGGCCATGATGTTAACTACGCCGTTACCAAAAGTGTTTATGACGCGTATTACCAAGACAAACGCTTTACTCCATCCTTGACACAGAAAGAGCTTGTCGAAGCGGGTTTCTTAGGGCGTAAATCGGGTCGTGGCTTCTATTGTTATAATGCTTCGGCAGAGAAACCAAGTGTTAACTTCGCGCAGAAATGTGCTCTGCCAGACAACTTGTCGGTATCCCTTCAAGGTGACTGGAGTGGCGTGTCAAGCTTTGTTGAACTGACTCAACTGTCTCATGGCAATAGCCACGAAGGTATTCCTCAGCTTCGTATAGACGACATCATTGTTACGCCAACTCAAGGTGTGACAGCGTCAGAGTTATCTCAACAGTTGCAGAGCCCTGTGGTTGTCTTTGATTACTGCCAAGATTACGCCGCTAGCGACATCATCGCGCTTGCGCCTGCCGTGCAGAACTCTGCACAACAAACTGAAGCTGTGGTCGCTTACTTTCAATCGAAAGGCAAACAGGTATTAGTGCTGGATGATTATCCTGGCCTGATCCTATGGCGTACTTGGGTAATGTTGATCAATGAAGCGCTCGATCTGGTCAATCAGCAAGGCGCGTCTCTGTCCGATGTCGATGTAGCAATGAAGAGTGGTGTTAACTATCCACTTGGTCCAATTGAGCAAGGGGAACGCCTCGGCTGGCAACGAGTGCTGGACACGCTCACTCAATTGCAATCCTTCTACTGCGAAGAAAGGTATCGCCCGTCGCCATTGCTTCGCCAATTCGCAATTCAAGCCAAAGGAGAAGCAGCATGATCGTCGTCAATCCAAAGCAATTCTCGCAACAGATGAACGAAGCCGCGCATGAAAAACGAGTGGCTGAAAAGGCTGTTGCAGCAATGTTAGAAAATGACACCTGCACAAAGTCGATGGGAATGGACGTCGTGGACGTTGCCAAAGGGATGGCAAAAGTCACGATGCCAGTGACTCAATCGATGCTTAATGGCCACAGCTCGTGCCATGGAGGCATGATATTCACCCTGGCGGATACCGCATTTGCTTGCGCTTGTAATAGTGAAAACTTAGTTGCGGTGGCCTCTGGATGCAGTATTGAATACATTCGCCCGGCTTTTGAAAACGATCTATTAACGGCCGTTGCGAATGTGAAATCTCAAGGAAATGTAACCGGTACTTACGACATAGAAATCGTTAATCAAGACCAGAAGTTAGTAGCACTGTTTCGGGGGAAATCTCACCGAATTGGCACAAAGCTAGTAAAGGAGGACAGTTAAGTGACTAATGCATATATTTGTGACGGCGTCAGAACCCCAATCGGTCGACTTGGTGGCGCACTTTCAAGCGTTCGCGCGGATGATCTGGGCGCGATCCCTCTCAAAGCATTAATGGAGCGCCATCCAGACTTAGATTGGTCGGCGATTGATGATGTGATTTTGGGTTGTGCTAACCAAGCGGGTGAAGATAACCGCGACGTAGCCCGTATGTCGCTACTGTTGGCGGGTATGCCTATCGAAGTATCCGGTACAACAATCAACCGTCTATGTGGCTCTGGAATGGACGCAATAAGCCATGCTGCGCGTACGATTAAAGCGGGCGAAGCGAAACTGATGGTGGCGGGTGGTGTCGAATCTATGTCTCGCGCTCCATATGTGGTGAGCAAGCCGACCTCCGCATTCGACAGAAATGGTCAAATGTTCGATACCACGATTGGTTGGCGTTTTATTAACCCAGCTCTGCACAATCAATACGGCACTGACTCAATGCCTGAGACCGCAGAAAACGTGGCGGAGCGATTTAAGATCAGCCGCGAAGATCAAGATGTGTTTGCATTACGCAGCCAGCAGAGAACGCAGCAAGCGAAAGAGAACGGAGTGCTTGCACAAGAGATTGTTGCGGTTTCTATTCCGCAACGTAAAGGCGAGCCTATTATTGTTTACGAAGACGAACATCCTCGTTCTCAAACGACTCTGGAACAGCTTGCTGCTCTCAAAACACCGTTCGCAAAAAATGGATCGGTTACCGCAGGAAACTCTTCTGGCGTGAACGATGGCGCAGCTGCAGTACTGATCGCTAGCGATGATGCCGTTAAGCAGTATGGGTTATCGCCTAAGGCTAAAATACTGGCAACAGCAACCGTTGGTGTAGAGCCTGCCATTATGGGAATCGGACCAGCGCCAGCCGCGAAAAAAGTGCTAGAAATAACAGGATTATCAATTAATGATATGGATGTTATCGAGCTCAACGAAGCATTCGCATCACAAGCGCTGGCGGTATTGCGTGAATTAGGTGTCTCTGATGACGCCGAACACGTAAATCCGAATGGCGGGGCAATTGCTTTAGGTCATCCATTAGGTATGAGTGGAGCTCGAATCGTAATGGCTGCGAGCAATGAGCTAAAACGTAGAAATGGGAAATATGCTTTGTGCTGTATGTGTGTCGGCGTAGGGCAAGGGATCGCAATGATCATCGAAAACGTCTGAAATAAAAACAAATACAACAGACGTGATTTACAGCCAATAAGAAACAAAAGGACTTACGAGGAGATCGACACATGATTAAGTATTCGAATACGCTGGACGCGATTGAGACCGCTTCTGTTGAGGAGTTAAGAGAACTCCAGTTCAGACGCATGAAGTGGACGCTTGAACATGCTTATAAAAATTCACCAATGTACACCAAGAAGTTTGATGAAGCAGGGGTGCATCCATCAGACTTTAAATGTCTCGAGGACATCAATAAGTTTCCTTATACCACCAAGCAAGACTTAAGAGATAATTACCCTTTTAATTCGTTTGCCGTACCGATGGAAGATGTAGCTCGTATTCATGCCTCATCCGGTACAACCGGACAACCAACGGTTGTCGGCTATACGCAAAATGACATTGATACGTGGGCAAACATCGTTGCTCGTTCGATTCGTGCCGCGGGAGGTAGTGCGAAAGATTTAATTCATATCTCCTACGGCTACGGGCTCTTTACCGGTGGTTTAGGGGCGCACTATGGTGCAGAACGTCTAGGTGCTGCGGTTATTCCTATGTCCGGTGGACAAACCGAAAAA
This window encodes:
- a CDS encoding 3-hydroxyacyl-CoA dehydrogenase, which translates into the protein MEFAIKTVAVIGAGTMGAGIAQVAAQSGYRVVLFDLELGKADHAKSVIAARLEKRVANSKMSLNAKDTLLEAMYCSDALQDVASADLVIEAIVEDLAIKQSLFRDLESICREDCLLSTNTSSISVTSIASALAKPERFVGLHFFNPAPLMKLVEVVRGIATSPAATEAAKVWAESCGKHAVITRSLPGFIVNRVARPFYAEGLRSLECGVAEVQDIDRIITQAGQFNMGPFELMDLIGHDVNYAVTKSVYDAYYQDKRFTPSLTQKELVEAGFLGRKSGRGFYCYNASAEKPSVNFAQKCALPDNLSVSLQGDWSGVSSFVELTQLSHGNSHEGIPQLRIDDIIVTPTQGVTASELSQQLQSPVVVFDYCQDYAASDIIALAPAVQNSAQQTEAVVAYFQSKGKQVLVLDDYPGLILWRTWVMLINEALDLVNQQGASLSDVDVAMKSGVNYPLGPIEQGERLGWQRVLDTLTQLQSFYCEERYRPSPLLRQFAIQAKGEAA
- the paaI gene encoding hydroxyphenylacetyl-CoA thioesterase PaaI, with the protein product MIVVNPKQFSQQMNEAAHEKRVAEKAVAAMLENDTCTKSMGMDVVDVAKGMAKVTMPVTQSMLNGHSSCHGGMIFTLADTAFACACNSENLVAVASGCSIEYIRPAFENDLLTAVANVKSQGNVTGTYDIEIVNQDQKLVALFRGKSHRIGTKLVKEDS
- the pcaF gene encoding 3-oxoadipyl-CoA thiolase produces the protein MTNAYICDGVRTPIGRLGGALSSVRADDLGAIPLKALMERHPDLDWSAIDDVILGCANQAGEDNRDVARMSLLLAGMPIEVSGTTINRLCGSGMDAISHAARTIKAGEAKLMVAGGVESMSRAPYVVSKPTSAFDRNGQMFDTTIGWRFINPALHNQYGTDSMPETAENVAERFKISREDQDVFALRSQQRTQQAKENGVLAQEIVAVSIPQRKGEPIIVYEDEHPRSQTTLEQLAALKTPFAKNGSVTAGNSSGVNDGAAAVLIASDDAVKQYGLSPKAKILATATVGVEPAIMGIGPAPAAKKVLEITGLSINDMDVIELNEAFASQALAVLRELGVSDDAEHVNPNGGAIALGHPLGMSGARIVMAASNELKRRNGKYALCCMCVGVGQGIAMIIENV